From a single Phalacrocorax aristotelis chromosome 1, bGulAri2.1, whole genome shotgun sequence genomic region:
- the THAP12 gene encoding 52 kDa repressor of the inhibitor of the protein kinase has translation MPNFCAAPNCTRKSTQSDLAFFRFPRDPVRCQRWVENCRRADLEDKTPDQLNKHYRLCAKHFETSMICRSSPYRTVLRDNAVPTIFDLTSHLNNPHSRHRKRIKELSEDEIRTLKQQKIDEAFEREQATQELNESNEQNAVSEEGGEEQEEEAVPLTLEERENKDYLKSLFEILILMGKQNIPLDGHSVDELPEGIFTSDNFQALLEYRINAGDEVLRKRFEMTAVNLEYCSKTQQKQMLEICESCVREETLREVRDSHFFSIVTDEVVDIAGEEHLPVLVRFVDDSHNLREEFIGFLPYEADPEILAVKFHTTITEKWGLNMEYCRGQAYIVSSGFASKMKVVATRLLEKYPQAVYTLCSSCALNVWLAKSVPVVGVSIALGTIEEVYCLFNQSPQLLLELDNTISVLFQNNEEKGNELKEICRSQWTGRHDTFEVLVDLMQALVLCLDAVSSDSSIRWNNFIAGRAFVLSSALTDFDFIVTIVILKNVLSFTRAFGKNLQGQTSDVFFAASSLTAVLHSLNEVMENIEVYHEFWFEEATNLATKLDVQIKLPGKFRRAQQGNLDSEVTSENYYKEILSVPTVEHIIQELKDIFSEQHLKALKCLSLVPSVMGQLKFNTSEEHHADMYKNDLPNPDTLSAELHCWRIKWKHRGKDIELPATIYEALHLPDIKFFPNVYALLKVLCILPVMKVENEKYEIGRKRLKAYLKNTLREQRSCNLALLNINFDIKHDLDLMVDTYIKLYPDKVEFQEDFIPSNNSEVTEDS, from the exons ATGTCAAAGATGGGTAGAGAACTGTCGAAGGGCAGATTTAGAAGATAAAACTCCAGATCAACTCAACAAGCATTACAGATTGTGTGCTAAACATTTTGAGACTTCTATGATATGTCGAAGC AGCCCTTACAGAACGGTTTTACGGGATAATGCTGTGCCAACTATATTTGATCTTACGAGTCATTTGAACAATCCACACAGCAGACATCGGAAAAGGATAAAAGAGCTG agtgAAGATGAAATAAGGACACTGAAGCAACAAAAGA TTGATGAAGCTTTTGAGCGGGAACAGGCAACTCAAGAATTGAATGAAAGCAATGAACAAAATGCCGTCtcggaggaaggaggggaagaacaAGAGGAAGAAGCTGTTCCCTTAACactggaagaaagagaaaacaaagattacCTGAAATCTTTGTTTGAAATTTTGATCCTAATGGGTaaacaaaatattcctttgGATGGCCATAGTGTTGATGAGCTTCCAGAAGGTATTTTTACTTCAGATAACTTTCAGGCTCTGCTGGAATATAGAATTAATGCTGGGGATGAAGTTCTGAGGAAACGATTTGAGATGACTGCAGTCAATCTTGAGTATTGTTCAAAAACTCAGCAGAAACAAATGCTTGAGATCTGTGAAAGCTGTGTTAGAGAAGAGACACTGAGGGAAGTGAGAGACTCGCACTTCTTTTCTATTGTCACCGATGAAGTAGTAGACATAGCGGGAGAGGAGCATTTGCCTGTGTTGGTGAGGTTTGTTGATGATTCTCATAATCTAAGAGAAGAATTCATAGGGTTTTTACCTTATGAGGCTGATCCTGAAATCTTAGCTGTAAAGTTCCACACGACTATTACTGAAAAGTGGGGACTAAACATGGAGTACTGCCGTGGCCAAGCCTACATCGTCTCCAGCGGGTTTGCTTCTAAAATGAAAGTTGTGGCTACAAGACTCTTGGAAAAGTACCCACAAGCTGTGTACACGCTGTGTTCCTCTTGTGCCTTAAATGTTTGGCTGGCAAAATCTGTTCCTGTCGTTGGCGTTTCCATTGCGTTAGGAACAATCGAAGAAGTTTACTGTCTTTTTAATCAGTCTCCGCAATTACTGTTAGAACTGGACAACacaatttctgttctttttcagaaCAATGAGGAGAAGGGTAATGAGCTGAAGGAGATCTGCCGTTCTCAGTGGACAGGCAGGCACGATACTTTTGAGGTTTTAGTGGACCTCATGCAAGCGTTGGTACTGTGCTTGGATGCGGTAAGCAGCGACTCGTCCATCAGGTGGAACAACTTCATTGCCGGCCGAGCGTTTGTACTTTCAAGTGCATTAACAGATTTTGACTTCATTGTCACTAttgtaattctgaaaaatgtcCTGTCTTTTACAAGAGCGTTTGGAAAAAATCTCCAAGGACAAACATCAGATGTGTTCTTTGCGGCTAGCAGCTTAACAGCAGTGTTGCATTCTCTGAATGAAGTGATGGAGAACATTGAAGTTTACCATGAATTTTGGTTTGAGGAGGCAACAAATTTGGCTACCAAACTGGATGTACAAATTAAACTCCCAGGGAAATTTCGCAGGGCTCAACAAGGTAACTTGGACTCTGAAGTAACGTCAGAAAATTACTACAAAGAAATCCTTAGTGTCCCCACAGTAGAGCATATTATTCAAGAATTAAAAGATATATTCTCAGAACAACATTTAAAAGCTCTTAAGTGTTTATCATTGGTGCCCTCGGTCATGGGGCAGCTGAAATTCAATACGTCTGAGGAGCATCACGCTGACATGTATAAAAATGACTTGCCTAATCCAGACACACTTTCTGCTGAGCTTCATTGTTGGAGAATCAAGtggaagcacagaggaaaagatATTGAACTTCCAGCTACTATTTATGAAGCACTTCACTTGCCTGACATCAAGTTTTTCCCTAACGTTTACGCCTTGCTTAAAGTCTTGTGCATACTTCCAGTGATGAAGGTggagaatgaaaaatatgagATAGGACGGAAGCGCTTAAAGGCGTACCTGAAAAACACCTTGAGAGAGCAAAGGTCATGCAACCTGGCTTTGCTGAACATAAACTTTGATATCAAACATGACTTAGATTTAATGGTGGACACCTACATTAAACTCTATCCAGATAAGGTGGAATTTCAAGAAGACTTTATTCCCTCAAACAACTCTGAAGTAACAGAAgactcttaa